CGAGTAGTACACCTTGTCCAGCGCCACCATCAGCAGCAGGAACTGTACGGCCTGGATCGGTAGGGTCAGGTCAAAGTCGAACAGCGCCGCCTTCTCGATCTCCGCCGCGAGCGACGGCGGCGCCACGGCGAGGGAGGTGGCGGCGATGACGGAGAGGGACTTGAGGGACTGGAGGAGGTGGGTTTTGGTTAGGGTTTTGGGGATGGAGATTTGGAGAGGGAGGAGCTTGGGCTTGGCTACGGCGGAAGCAGGGGCCGAGATTGGGACCTTGGAGGAGGCCATGATCATGTTGGCCATGGCGATTTCAAAAGCTTGAGCTGCTTCTTCAAATGAGAATTGGCTTAGTTTGTTTCAGTGGGTTAGTTTTGATTTTGGGAAAAAACCAATTTGTGTGAGTGGAAATGTTATCTAATCTCATTCTTCGCCACACATTTTGGTATGAGGTTCTCGTATGAGCTAGAGATCAGTGAGTGACTGGGACTGTCAGTCTCCCCCGCACGTGCCATACGTGCTGCCGTGAAATCACTAAATTCTTTAGAAAGACAAACGTTTAGGGAAGTAAAACAAGAACACACAGACGAAGAAAATGTATGATGTCCCTGGGGTGTGTACTAATCTATTCTCCATACGTCCCTTCGAGTGTAGCGTTTCTCACGTTTCTCGAAGCAAAGCCCGAAAATCTTCCTAAAGCCAAGCAACAACCCAGTGGCTATGCCTGGGGAACAAGCATAGCTTCTTCTAGATTTTCCTCCTCCTCCTCCTACGGGTGACAGTGATAGTCTTGAGTATGGAAACCACTCTCCCAGTATGAATGGGAATCCGGTCTCGCTGTGTTGTTGAACAGCAAGTTCGTTGTCATACTCCGGGACCCTTTGATTCTCAATGTCGTCACAATTGTAGTATATGTTGTCGTCCTGTTCTATGCCCTTGTTCTTCTGTTCTTCCTCTTGCTCGCTGTGTTCTTCCTCGTCAAAACTAAATGACCTGCATGTACCCAATTGACTCAGGGTCGGCGTGAATGATAAAGATGAAAGACAACTACAGAGGCATTGCTTCTTACAAAGGGGAATTGAGAAATGGTAACAGAGAGAGCCCTACCTCCTGTGTTGTTTTGAGCCAGTGAACCTTTTTGATTGCTTCTTTGTATTTATGTAGCTGATTGAAACATGCCGAACAAAATCAAGCTGCACGCGAAAAAGAAAGAAAGAAGATGAGTTAGACATAAAAGAAGAGATTTCCGATAAGAAACACTGAAGTAATCATAAAGCAGGTTTAAAGTCAAAACAACAAAGGAGGCCAATGATAAATGTTAGAGGATTGGGAAGAAATGGGAGTTTATATCTCCAGTGAAAAACTCTTTTACCACTGCATTCATGGCAAGAGCTCAGAGCCGGACTTTTTCTCCCTTCCCAGGAATCCAGAAACAAATAAACAACGATGGGGAAGAACAAAGAAGTGAGAAGGACTTCCATAGAACCAAGAGTTGATCAACAAATTTAAGTAGTTCATCAACAAATATAAAGTATATCTGAGCTTAATGAACCACAAGTATCATTATATCAACCTAGTTCAGGAAAACTGAAGGGCAGACAGTTGATGCTAAAAGCCATTAAGGAGGGATATTCAATATTATTAAACCTCTAAACTATAGACATGCATTATGCCTGCAGGAGGCGGCCTAAAGTCTCAGTCATATATTTCAGCCAAATCAGCATAAGAGTGACAAACTGCACAAAAGATAATATTAAAAGCCACCAGGGACCTGCCATAAAACCTGATCGCCGTCTCTGATTCCGTAGTCCCTGATATGGTCGGTTTCAATGAGTAGCTTCTGACCACCAAATCCCAAGCAGAAATGCCCCCACACGTGCGGCCTCCATGAACCATATTTGAACAAGAAAATAGTCAAGTGTTAGAAACAATGCAAAAGAGTCTGATAGTGCAACAGGAGGACTTCTTAACTCAAGAACTATAACCAATGCAATTTTTCATGGTAAGCGGATCAATTCAGCTACATTTCATAGAAGTGATAGAACATATATCTAAACTTCATTTCTGACTTCTGAGTGCTAGTATTATACATGGTTATAAGGATTATTTCAATTAATCCAAAACAGACAAATGACGATATGAACATACCATGATATCTTTCCAGGTCCCTTCTGTGGCATGTGACTGAAAACCGCCTCCACCGCCTGCTTCAGTTCTAAAACAGTGGCTGTCTTGGGAACCTCAATATCTGCACAAATTGAACATCTTAAGTCAGGCAAATCCTCCAGAAGAAAATGCGGTAAATGTTGATATCACAATCTCCATTCATATAAGGTTGACAGCCTACATTCTCCAAATGTTATTTTTTCTCAGCAAGGAGATCAAAAGAGATGCCTATGCAATTAAATTGGAAAAAATTCACATGACACCAGATTGAAAATCTCTGAACCTTTCCAAACCATAATCAATCTTTCGCATTGAAACCGGAATTTTAATACAACAATGTGTCAATTTTCTTGGCGACCGATTCATCAATGCGCCACATGAATTCAAGATTAGAGTAATTTTTCAAAATTTTACCATTTCCTTCTATAATTTAACCAAAATTTACCTAAAGAAAACGATCGAACATCACAATTCACCAAAATGCATCACAGAAATGCGCGAGAGAGAGAGAGAGAGAGAGAGAGAGAGAGAGATTACCGAAGCTAGAGCCGTCCGTTGAGAACGGAGAGCTTGAGCGGCTCCNNNNNNNNNNNNNNNNNNNNNNNNNNNNNNNNNNNNNNNNNNNNNNNNNNNNNNNNNNNNNNNNNNNNNNNNNNNNNNNNNNNNNNNNNNNNNNNNNNNNNNNNNNNNNNNNNNNNNNNNNNNNNNNNNNNNNNNNNNNNNNNNNNNNNNNNNNNNNNNNNNNNNNNNNNNNNNNNNNNNNNNNNNNNNNNNNNNNNNNNNNNNNNNNNNNNNNNNNNNNNNNNNNNNNNNNNNNNNNNNNNNNNNNNNNNNNNNNNNNNNNNNNNNNNNNNNNNNNNNNNNNNNNNNNNNNNNNNNNNNNNNNNNNCTCTCTCTCTCTCTCTCTCTCTCTCTCTCTCACAGGCCACGCTCTTATCTATCTATTTTAGTAAAACAGTAAAAAAGTAAAGAAAAATATACTCCAAAAAATAGTAAGTAACAGAATTACATTGGCTTGTGATTTGTCCACCATCCGAAATAAGGAAGATTCGAAAGTGTATTAGTTGGCGCATGACTTCTAATTTTGTTTGATGACGAATTTACCGACTTTGCGACTGGGGGCTTAAACCACAGGTGACATGTAGCCCGCCGGCCACTGCCCAAGGTCGGAGTTATGCCTCCGCAGGGAAAACAGTTCTTGCCCTATATGAAGAACCGATATTCTGTAGTTGATATACTTTTTACCCACAACTTTTCTCTCTTCAAAATTTGAGCATATAATGACATTATGAGAACAGAGAATCATCGTATACAATATCACTCAAGCCTAAACAAATTAGATCAGCAA
The window above is part of the Fragaria vesca subsp. vesca linkage group LG2, FraVesHawaii_1.0, whole genome shotgun sequence genome. Proteins encoded here:
- the LOC101309317 gene encoding uncharacterized protein LOC101309317, encoding MPQKGPGKISWPHVWGHFCLGFGGQKLLIETDHIRDYGIRDGDQLDFVRHVSISYINTKKQSKRFTGSKQHRRSFSFDEEEHSEQEEEQKNKGIEQDDNIYYNCDDIENQRVPEYDNELAVQQHSETGFPFILGEWFPYSRLSLSPVGGGGGKSRRSYACSPGIATGLLLGFRKIFGLCFEKREKRYTRRDVWRID